In Daphnia magna isolate NIES linkage group LG6, ASM2063170v1.1, whole genome shotgun sequence, the following are encoded in one genomic region:
- the LOC116933717 gene encoding uncharacterized protein LOC116933717 isoform X1, with protein sequence MEGPSGASSSGTGYKRSRGTNWTEEETEQLLEAWADREVQVLLDSGPHNRQAFERVSFNLAEHHMDKTPSQCREKIKKLKTMYRNLNNHGKVSKNIRGRLMHKLHQVMEGIPSVSSAISKCRSDDTTCNHEEMDGAETEGQTSNNVMGDDFVEKSFGIPIKMNILLSDEDFLDDDSSASSDPESVSSSDAEDVAPQRRVPKHRDRRKKTSRKRKESRSKRRSAVYVLIDKVISAQSAANERFSALEERRLLLDKELEEKRIEAEAARQEAQRQHELRLLSTMAQQMACILKDKLSKCHGRIARKSFVRFSKQDGTPQHGQVFTRVKTRMELNSCFNQDQNPAAFVRDWRSKKISPTNKSINQDTAPIVRRKTVITIGCPSELKGSIYQPEDHTVSASEVGETACGRISITVKTLPKTGIRKIPQGPIFNCDLHEEEEEWKDTVPFKSSSVSDPSWIYVPTKSVQPFSSNHQLTAWQEEQPSHDFGATLVSNSFKASNKKSCPTIDVDADQQFGNRKVNSDAVISKLDSPKVCAKPTFNVIMSGESKILHLAEQDAWSIEKDACRVEKSPVSSISRSPIGYRDWLKSLDRLEGESFPNQIHSTVDKKMKYQEVKQSTDPVTMVSNSSAIIQQVESLSAPRSILKNGQHECDYDIRQEKLDGVQNQQYQNKAVQAKIVHEDKPINMHNKTPLNWTDERSTSSLVGWTATFNNITDSKFNKMVPTKEVTHHAVPSKNEGFTANHQPTTTRVDRANTMDVINRNQINTVRSRSSSGCWKQNFSTQDGTNEQALSSGMDLSKATELVRHFFNAEDVDNRQSYSLVVDKSKLSATKSILSSENEQTAHLIPHVLQGSVQDQRRGRTPIKSKIPLRIPRPASSSAFSNSNSSTLMTPAAVVEKGSNSNLRNNASKNKAVPSKIKPPSVGRTRSVDSSRLTSPLSNYVLYSNVTMARDEMMIQ encoded by the exons ATGGAGGGACCATCAGGAGCTTCAAGCAGTGGTACAGGATACAAAAGATCAAGAGGCACCAATTGGACAGAA GAAGAAACAGAACAGTTGTTGGAGGCATGGGCAGATAGAGAAGTTCAAGTGCTTCTGGATAGTGGTCCTCACAATAGGCAG GCTTTTGAAAGAGTGTCTTTTAATCTTGCTGAACACCACATGGACAAGACACCAAGCCAATGCCGTGAAAAGATCAAGAAGCTTAAAACCATGTATCGCAATTTGAACAATCATggaaaagtttcaaaaaacaTTCGAGGACGCCTAATGCACAAGCTCCACCAAGTGATGGAAGGTATTCCTAGTGTATCTTCAGCCATTAGCAAATGCCGTAGCGACGATACCACTTGTAATCATGAGGAAATGGATGGGGCAGAAACCGAGGGACAAACGTCAAATAATGTCATGGGTGATGATTTTGTGGAAAAAAGCTTTGGAATACCAATCAAAATGAACATTTTGTTATCAGATGAGGACTTTCTTGATGACGACAGCAGTGCTAGTTCAGATCCAGAATCTGTATCCAGCTCTGATGCGGAAGACGTAGCTCCTCAAAGACGAGTCCCAAAACATAGAgacagaagaaagaaaacatcccggaaaagaaaggaaagccGTTCCAAAAGACGTTCCGCAGTCTACGTTCTCATCGACAAGGTTATTAGCGCTCAATCAGCCGCTAACGAACGATTTTCAGCTTTGGAAGAAAG ACGGCTATTGTTGGACAAGGAACTGGAAGAAAAGCGAATTGAAGCCGAGGCCGCTCGGCAAGAGGCGCAACGACAACATGAACTCAGGCTGTTGAGTACGATGGCTCAGCAGATGGCCTGCATTCTCAAG GACAAATTAAGCAAATGTCACGGTCGGATTGCCCGCAAGTCTTTCGTGCGCTTCAGCAAACAAGATGGAACGCCACAACATGG GCAAGTGTTCACACGTGTGAAAACCAGGATGGAGCTGAATTCTTGTTTCAACCAAGACCAAAACCCAGCGGCTTTCGTACGTGACTGGCGGAGCAAGAAAATTTCACCCACCAATAAGTCAATCAACCAGGATACGGCACCGATCGTTCGACGTAAAACTGTTATTACCATCGGATGTCCGAGCGAATTAAAAGGCTCTATTTACCAACCGGAAGACCACACTGTATCCGCATCGGAAGTGGGCGAAACAGCTTGCGGGAGGATTAGTATTACTGTCAAAACTCTTCCGAAAACAGGTATACGCAAGATACCACAAGGTCCTATTTTTAATTGTGACCTtcacgaagaagaagaagaatggaaGGACACTGTGCCGTTTAAATCTTCTTCCGTAAGCGATCCATCGTGGATTTACGTCCCAACAAAGTCAGTTCAACCTTTTTCATCAAATCATCAACTGACGGCATGGCAAGAAGAACAACCGTCACATGATTTCGGTGCAACTTTGGTAAGTAATTCATTCAAGGCATCCAATAAAAAGAGCTGTCCCACAATTGATGTAGACGCGGACCAGCAATTTGGTAATCGAAAAGTGAATTCGGATGCTGTGATCAGCAAATTGGATTCGCCGAAAGTTTGTGCGAAACCCACTTTCAATGTGATTATGAGTGGCGAATCAAAGATTCTTCATTTGGCGGAACAGGATGCCTGGAGTATTGAAAAAGATGCTTGCAGAGTTGAGAAGAGTCCAGTCAGTTCGATATCTCGTTCTCCAATCGGCTATCGGGATTGGTTAAAATCACTTGATCGACTGGAGGGCGAATCTTTTCCTAATCAGATCCATTCGACAGTCGATAAAAAGATGAAATATCAAGAAGTGAAACAATCTACTGATCCTGTTACAATGGTCAGTAATTCCTCTGCTATTATTCAACAAGTTGAGAGTCTTTCAGCTCCCAGAAGCATCttgaaaaatggacaacaTGAATGCGATTATGACATCCGTCAAGAAAAGCTTGATGGGGTCCAAAATCAACAATATCAAAACAAAGCTGTCCAGGCAAAAATTGTTCACGAAGACAAGCCTATTAACATGCATAACAAAACGCCACTAAATTGGACTGATGAAAGATCTACTTCAAGTCTTGTTGGTTGGACTGCAACATTTAATAACATCACAGACTCGAAATTCAATAAAATGGTACCAACTAAAGAAGTTACTCATCATGCTGTTCCTTCCAAAAATGAGGGCTTCACAGCGAATCATCAACCGACCACGACCAGAG TAGACAGGGCCAATACTATGGATGTCATCAATAGAAACCAAATCAACACAGTCAGGTCACGCAGTTCCTCCGGCTGCTGGAAACAGAATTTCAGCACCCAGGATGGAACTAATGAACAAGCCCTTTCATCCGGAATGGATCTTTCCAAAGCAACTGAGCTTGTCCGGCACTTCTTCAATGCAGAAGATGTTGATAATCGGCAAAGTTATTCCTTAGTGGTTGATAAAAGTAAATTGAGCGCAACGAAATCCATCTTGTCATCAGAAAACGAGCAGACAGCACACTTGATTCCGCATGTGCTTCAAGGATCAGTTCAGGATCAACGTCGTGGGCGAACACCGATCAAATCGAAAATTCCACTGCGGATCCCGAGACCTGCCAGCAGCTCCGCTTTTTCGAATTCCAACAGTTCGACATTGATGACACCAGCAGCTGTTGTGGAGAAAGGAAGTAATTCGAATTTAAGAAATAATGCTTCTAAGAACAAAGCTGTGCCGAGTAAAATCAAACCTCCTTCAGTCGGAAGGACAAGATCAGTGGATAGTTCCAGACTAACTAGTCCATTATCAAATTACGTATTGTACAGCAATGTAACAATGGCCAGAGATGAAATGATGATTCAGTAA
- the LOC116933717 gene encoding uncharacterized protein LOC116933717 isoform X2, translated as MEGPSGASSSGTGYKRSRGTNWTEEETEQLLEAWADREVQVLLDSGPHNRQAFERVSFNLAEHHMDKTPSQCREKIKKLKTMYRNLNNHGKVSKNIRGRLMHKLHQVMEGIPSVSSAISKCRSDDTTCNHEEMDGAETEGQTSNNVMGDDFVEKSFGIPIKMNILLSDEDFLDDDSSASSDPESVSSSDAEDVAPQRRVPKHRDRRKKTSRKRKESRSKRRSAVYVLIDKVISAQSAANERFSALEERRLLLDKELEEKRIEAEAARQEAQRQHELRLLSTMAQQMACILKDKLSKCHGRIARKSFVRFSKQDGTPQHGQVFTRVKTRMELNSCFNQDQNPAAFVRDWRSKKISPTNKSINQDTAPIVRRKTVITIGCPSELKGSIYQPEDHTVSASEVGETACGRISITVKTLPKTGIRKIPQGPIFNCDLHEEEEEWKDTVPFKSSSVSDPSWIYVPTKSVQPFSSNHQLTAWQEEQPSHDFGATLVSNSFKASNKKSCPTIDVDADQQFGNRKVNSDAVISKLDSPKVCAKPTFNVIMSGESKILHLAEQDAWSIEKDACRVEKSPVSSISRSPIGYRDWLKSLDRLEGESFPNQIHSTVDKKMKYQEVKQSTDPVTMVSNSSAIIQQVESLSAPRSILKNGQHECDYDIRQEKLDGVQNQQYQNKAVQAKIVHEDKPINMHNKTPLNWTDERSTSSLVGWTATFNNITDSKFNKMVPTKEVTHHAVPSKNEGFTANHQPTTTRDRANTMDVINRNQINTVRSRSSSGCWKQNFSTQDGTNEQALSSGMDLSKATELVRHFFNAEDVDNRQSYSLVVDKSKLSATKSILSSENEQTAHLIPHVLQGSVQDQRRGRTPIKSKIPLRIPRPASSSAFSNSNSSTLMTPAAVVEKGSNSNLRNNASKNKAVPSKIKPPSVGRTRSVDSSRLTSPLSNYVLYSNVTMARDEMMIQ; from the exons ATGGAGGGACCATCAGGAGCTTCAAGCAGTGGTACAGGATACAAAAGATCAAGAGGCACCAATTGGACAGAA GAAGAAACAGAACAGTTGTTGGAGGCATGGGCAGATAGAGAAGTTCAAGTGCTTCTGGATAGTGGTCCTCACAATAGGCAG GCTTTTGAAAGAGTGTCTTTTAATCTTGCTGAACACCACATGGACAAGACACCAAGCCAATGCCGTGAAAAGATCAAGAAGCTTAAAACCATGTATCGCAATTTGAACAATCATggaaaagtttcaaaaaacaTTCGAGGACGCCTAATGCACAAGCTCCACCAAGTGATGGAAGGTATTCCTAGTGTATCTTCAGCCATTAGCAAATGCCGTAGCGACGATACCACTTGTAATCATGAGGAAATGGATGGGGCAGAAACCGAGGGACAAACGTCAAATAATGTCATGGGTGATGATTTTGTGGAAAAAAGCTTTGGAATACCAATCAAAATGAACATTTTGTTATCAGATGAGGACTTTCTTGATGACGACAGCAGTGCTAGTTCAGATCCAGAATCTGTATCCAGCTCTGATGCGGAAGACGTAGCTCCTCAAAGACGAGTCCCAAAACATAGAgacagaagaaagaaaacatcccggaaaagaaaggaaagccGTTCCAAAAGACGTTCCGCAGTCTACGTTCTCATCGACAAGGTTATTAGCGCTCAATCAGCCGCTAACGAACGATTTTCAGCTTTGGAAGAAAG ACGGCTATTGTTGGACAAGGAACTGGAAGAAAAGCGAATTGAAGCCGAGGCCGCTCGGCAAGAGGCGCAACGACAACATGAACTCAGGCTGTTGAGTACGATGGCTCAGCAGATGGCCTGCATTCTCAAG GACAAATTAAGCAAATGTCACGGTCGGATTGCCCGCAAGTCTTTCGTGCGCTTCAGCAAACAAGATGGAACGCCACAACATGG GCAAGTGTTCACACGTGTGAAAACCAGGATGGAGCTGAATTCTTGTTTCAACCAAGACCAAAACCCAGCGGCTTTCGTACGTGACTGGCGGAGCAAGAAAATTTCACCCACCAATAAGTCAATCAACCAGGATACGGCACCGATCGTTCGACGTAAAACTGTTATTACCATCGGATGTCCGAGCGAATTAAAAGGCTCTATTTACCAACCGGAAGACCACACTGTATCCGCATCGGAAGTGGGCGAAACAGCTTGCGGGAGGATTAGTATTACTGTCAAAACTCTTCCGAAAACAGGTATACGCAAGATACCACAAGGTCCTATTTTTAATTGTGACCTtcacgaagaagaagaagaatggaaGGACACTGTGCCGTTTAAATCTTCTTCCGTAAGCGATCCATCGTGGATTTACGTCCCAACAAAGTCAGTTCAACCTTTTTCATCAAATCATCAACTGACGGCATGGCAAGAAGAACAACCGTCACATGATTTCGGTGCAACTTTGGTAAGTAATTCATTCAAGGCATCCAATAAAAAGAGCTGTCCCACAATTGATGTAGACGCGGACCAGCAATTTGGTAATCGAAAAGTGAATTCGGATGCTGTGATCAGCAAATTGGATTCGCCGAAAGTTTGTGCGAAACCCACTTTCAATGTGATTATGAGTGGCGAATCAAAGATTCTTCATTTGGCGGAACAGGATGCCTGGAGTATTGAAAAAGATGCTTGCAGAGTTGAGAAGAGTCCAGTCAGTTCGATATCTCGTTCTCCAATCGGCTATCGGGATTGGTTAAAATCACTTGATCGACTGGAGGGCGAATCTTTTCCTAATCAGATCCATTCGACAGTCGATAAAAAGATGAAATATCAAGAAGTGAAACAATCTACTGATCCTGTTACAATGGTCAGTAATTCCTCTGCTATTATTCAACAAGTTGAGAGTCTTTCAGCTCCCAGAAGCATCttgaaaaatggacaacaTGAATGCGATTATGACATCCGTCAAGAAAAGCTTGATGGGGTCCAAAATCAACAATATCAAAACAAAGCTGTCCAGGCAAAAATTGTTCACGAAGACAAGCCTATTAACATGCATAACAAAACGCCACTAAATTGGACTGATGAAAGATCTACTTCAAGTCTTGTTGGTTGGACTGCAACATTTAATAACATCACAGACTCGAAATTCAATAAAATGGTACCAACTAAAGAAGTTACTCATCATGCTGTTCCTTCCAAAAATGAGGGCTTCACAGCGAATCATCAACCGACCACGACCAGAG ACAGGGCCAATACTATGGATGTCATCAATAGAAACCAAATCAACACAGTCAGGTCACGCAGTTCCTCCGGCTGCTGGAAACAGAATTTCAGCACCCAGGATGGAACTAATGAACAAGCCCTTTCATCCGGAATGGATCTTTCCAAAGCAACTGAGCTTGTCCGGCACTTCTTCAATGCAGAAGATGTTGATAATCGGCAAAGTTATTCCTTAGTGGTTGATAAAAGTAAATTGAGCGCAACGAAATCCATCTTGTCATCAGAAAACGAGCAGACAGCACACTTGATTCCGCATGTGCTTCAAGGATCAGTTCAGGATCAACGTCGTGGGCGAACACCGATCAAATCGAAAATTCCACTGCGGATCCCGAGACCTGCCAGCAGCTCCGCTTTTTCGAATTCCAACAGTTCGACATTGATGACACCAGCAGCTGTTGTGGAGAAAGGAAGTAATTCGAATTTAAGAAATAATGCTTCTAAGAACAAAGCTGTGCCGAGTAAAATCAAACCTCCTTCAGTCGGAAGGACAAGATCAGTGGATAGTTCCAGACTAACTAGTCCATTATCAAATTACGTATTGTACAGCAATGTAACAATGGCCAGAGATGAAATGATGATTCAGTAA
- the LOC116933717 gene encoding uncharacterized protein LOC116933717 isoform X3, whose amino-acid sequence MEGPSGASSSGTGYKRSRGTNWTEEETEQLLEAWADREVQVLLDSGPHNRQAFERVSFNLAEHHMDKTPSQCREKIKKLKTMYRNLNNHGKVSKNIRGRLMHKLHQVMEGIPSVSSAISKCRSDDTTCNHEEMDGAETEGQTSNNVMDEDFLDDDSSASSDPESVSSSDAEDVAPQRRVPKHRDRRKKTSRKRKESRSKRRSAVYVLIDKVISAQSAANERFSALEERRLLLDKELEEKRIEAEAARQEAQRQHELRLLSTMAQQMACILKDKLSKCHGRIARKSFVRFSKQDGTPQHGQVFTRVKTRMELNSCFNQDQNPAAFVRDWRSKKISPTNKSINQDTAPIVRRKTVITIGCPSELKGSIYQPEDHTVSASEVGETACGRISITVKTLPKTGIRKIPQGPIFNCDLHEEEEEWKDTVPFKSSSVSDPSWIYVPTKSVQPFSSNHQLTAWQEEQPSHDFGATLVSNSFKASNKKSCPTIDVDADQQFGNRKVNSDAVISKLDSPKVCAKPTFNVIMSGESKILHLAEQDAWSIEKDACRVEKSPVSSISRSPIGYRDWLKSLDRLEGESFPNQIHSTVDKKMKYQEVKQSTDPVTMVSNSSAIIQQVESLSAPRSILKNGQHECDYDIRQEKLDGVQNQQYQNKAVQAKIVHEDKPINMHNKTPLNWTDERSTSSLVGWTATFNNITDSKFNKMVPTKEVTHHAVPSKNEGFTANHQPTTTRVDRANTMDVINRNQINTVRSRSSSGCWKQNFSTQDGTNEQALSSGMDLSKATELVRHFFNAEDVDNRQSYSLVVDKSKLSATKSILSSENEQTAHLIPHVLQGSVQDQRRGRTPIKSKIPLRIPRPASSSAFSNSNSSTLMTPAAVVEKGSNSNLRNNASKNKAVPSKIKPPSVGRTRSVDSSRLTSPLSNYVLYSNVTMARDEMMIQ is encoded by the exons ATGGAGGGACCATCAGGAGCTTCAAGCAGTGGTACAGGATACAAAAGATCAAGAGGCACCAATTGGACAGAA GAAGAAACAGAACAGTTGTTGGAGGCATGGGCAGATAGAGAAGTTCAAGTGCTTCTGGATAGTGGTCCTCACAATAGGCAG GCTTTTGAAAGAGTGTCTTTTAATCTTGCTGAACACCACATGGACAAGACACCAAGCCAATGCCGTGAAAAGATCAAGAAGCTTAAAACCATGTATCGCAATTTGAACAATCATggaaaagtttcaaaaaacaTTCGAGGACGCCTAATGCACAAGCTCCACCAAGTGATGGAAGGTATTCCTAGTGTATCTTCAGCCATTAGCAAATGCCGTAGCGACGATACCACTTGTAATCATGAGGAAATGGATGGGGCAGAAACCGAGGGACAAACGTCAAATAATGTCATGG ATGAGGACTTTCTTGATGACGACAGCAGTGCTAGTTCAGATCCAGAATCTGTATCCAGCTCTGATGCGGAAGACGTAGCTCCTCAAAGACGAGTCCCAAAACATAGAgacagaagaaagaaaacatcccggaaaagaaaggaaagccGTTCCAAAAGACGTTCCGCAGTCTACGTTCTCATCGACAAGGTTATTAGCGCTCAATCAGCCGCTAACGAACGATTTTCAGCTTTGGAAGAAAG ACGGCTATTGTTGGACAAGGAACTGGAAGAAAAGCGAATTGAAGCCGAGGCCGCTCGGCAAGAGGCGCAACGACAACATGAACTCAGGCTGTTGAGTACGATGGCTCAGCAGATGGCCTGCATTCTCAAG GACAAATTAAGCAAATGTCACGGTCGGATTGCCCGCAAGTCTTTCGTGCGCTTCAGCAAACAAGATGGAACGCCACAACATGG GCAAGTGTTCACACGTGTGAAAACCAGGATGGAGCTGAATTCTTGTTTCAACCAAGACCAAAACCCAGCGGCTTTCGTACGTGACTGGCGGAGCAAGAAAATTTCACCCACCAATAAGTCAATCAACCAGGATACGGCACCGATCGTTCGACGTAAAACTGTTATTACCATCGGATGTCCGAGCGAATTAAAAGGCTCTATTTACCAACCGGAAGACCACACTGTATCCGCATCGGAAGTGGGCGAAACAGCTTGCGGGAGGATTAGTATTACTGTCAAAACTCTTCCGAAAACAGGTATACGCAAGATACCACAAGGTCCTATTTTTAATTGTGACCTtcacgaagaagaagaagaatggaaGGACACTGTGCCGTTTAAATCTTCTTCCGTAAGCGATCCATCGTGGATTTACGTCCCAACAAAGTCAGTTCAACCTTTTTCATCAAATCATCAACTGACGGCATGGCAAGAAGAACAACCGTCACATGATTTCGGTGCAACTTTGGTAAGTAATTCATTCAAGGCATCCAATAAAAAGAGCTGTCCCACAATTGATGTAGACGCGGACCAGCAATTTGGTAATCGAAAAGTGAATTCGGATGCTGTGATCAGCAAATTGGATTCGCCGAAAGTTTGTGCGAAACCCACTTTCAATGTGATTATGAGTGGCGAATCAAAGATTCTTCATTTGGCGGAACAGGATGCCTGGAGTATTGAAAAAGATGCTTGCAGAGTTGAGAAGAGTCCAGTCAGTTCGATATCTCGTTCTCCAATCGGCTATCGGGATTGGTTAAAATCACTTGATCGACTGGAGGGCGAATCTTTTCCTAATCAGATCCATTCGACAGTCGATAAAAAGATGAAATATCAAGAAGTGAAACAATCTACTGATCCTGTTACAATGGTCAGTAATTCCTCTGCTATTATTCAACAAGTTGAGAGTCTTTCAGCTCCCAGAAGCATCttgaaaaatggacaacaTGAATGCGATTATGACATCCGTCAAGAAAAGCTTGATGGGGTCCAAAATCAACAATATCAAAACAAAGCTGTCCAGGCAAAAATTGTTCACGAAGACAAGCCTATTAACATGCATAACAAAACGCCACTAAATTGGACTGATGAAAGATCTACTTCAAGTCTTGTTGGTTGGACTGCAACATTTAATAACATCACAGACTCGAAATTCAATAAAATGGTACCAACTAAAGAAGTTACTCATCATGCTGTTCCTTCCAAAAATGAGGGCTTCACAGCGAATCATCAACCGACCACGACCAGAG TAGACAGGGCCAATACTATGGATGTCATCAATAGAAACCAAATCAACACAGTCAGGTCACGCAGTTCCTCCGGCTGCTGGAAACAGAATTTCAGCACCCAGGATGGAACTAATGAACAAGCCCTTTCATCCGGAATGGATCTTTCCAAAGCAACTGAGCTTGTCCGGCACTTCTTCAATGCAGAAGATGTTGATAATCGGCAAAGTTATTCCTTAGTGGTTGATAAAAGTAAATTGAGCGCAACGAAATCCATCTTGTCATCAGAAAACGAGCAGACAGCACACTTGATTCCGCATGTGCTTCAAGGATCAGTTCAGGATCAACGTCGTGGGCGAACACCGATCAAATCGAAAATTCCACTGCGGATCCCGAGACCTGCCAGCAGCTCCGCTTTTTCGAATTCCAACAGTTCGACATTGATGACACCAGCAGCTGTTGTGGAGAAAGGAAGTAATTCGAATTTAAGAAATAATGCTTCTAAGAACAAAGCTGTGCCGAGTAAAATCAAACCTCCTTCAGTCGGAAGGACAAGATCAGTGGATAGTTCCAGACTAACTAGTCCATTATCAAATTACGTATTGTACAGCAATGTAACAATGGCCAGAGATGAAATGATGATTCAGTAA